The proteins below come from a single Gimesia alba genomic window:
- a CDS encoding DUF1501 domain-containing protein: MSAPNPELPASRHLLNRRSFLNQTATGLSNIALSAMLAEHQLLAANKETSRTVGGLAPIRPQIDAGNPFAPRDTHFPAAAKNVLVIFCSGACSHIDTFDYKPALIKMNGKPMPGGDKLVTFQGQQGNLTQSPWKFKPRGESGKMISDLVPHLGELADDICFLHSIKGKTNTHGPGENYMSTGFTLDGFPSMGAWTSYALGSENRDLPAYVAIPDPRGTPQASVNNWGPGFLPAAFQGTDFNAAQPIRNLDRPSTIASKTDKATRDYLQRLNEQHLARFPGDSELAARISSYELAARMQLSVPEISDLSQESATTLSMYGIDDTKNQLKASYAKNCLLARRLIEKGVRFVQLFNGAYQTGGEGVSNWDGHKKIADQYSVHGPVLDQPTAALIKDMKQRGLLEDTLVVWCTEFGRMPTFQKGASGRDHNPEGFTCWMAGAGVKAPFTYGATDEFGYKAVENVATVHDFHATILHLLGLNHERLTFYHNGLERRLTDVHGTVIKDILA; the protein is encoded by the coding sequence ATGAGCGCACCAAACCCCGAACTCCCCGCCAGTCGGCATCTGCTGAACCGCAGAAGTTTTCTGAATCAGACTGCCACCGGACTCAGCAACATCGCCCTATCGGCTATGCTGGCCGAACATCAACTTCTGGCGGCCAACAAGGAAACCAGCCGCACGGTCGGCGGGCTGGCGCCGATTCGACCGCAGATCGACGCCGGAAACCCGTTCGCCCCGCGCGATACCCACTTCCCGGCAGCCGCGAAAAATGTGCTCGTCATTTTCTGTTCGGGTGCCTGCAGCCACATCGACACGTTCGACTATAAACCGGCGTTGATCAAAATGAATGGCAAGCCGATGCCCGGCGGTGATAAGCTCGTCACCTTTCAGGGGCAGCAGGGTAATCTCACGCAGAGCCCCTGGAAGTTCAAGCCCCGTGGCGAATCAGGAAAAATGATTTCCGATCTCGTTCCCCATCTCGGCGAACTGGCAGACGACATCTGCTTTCTGCATTCGATCAAAGGCAAAACCAACACGCACGGACCGGGTGAAAATTACATGTCAACCGGCTTCACCCTCGACGGTTTCCCCAGTATGGGCGCCTGGACCAGCTATGCCCTGGGTAGCGAAAATCGTGATCTGCCCGCTTACGTAGCGATTCCCGATCCTCGCGGCACACCTCAGGCATCCGTCAACAACTGGGGCCCCGGTTTCCTGCCGGCCGCCTTCCAGGGAACCGATTTCAACGCCGCTCAACCGATCCGTAATTTAGATCGTCCGTCGACGATCGCTTCGAAAACCGACAAAGCGACTCGCGATTATCTGCAACGCCTGAATGAACAACACCTTGCACGCTTCCCCGGCGATAGCGAGTTGGCTGCTCGCATTTCAAGTTACGAACTGGCAGCCCGCATGCAGCTCAGCGTTCCCGAAATCAGCGATCTCTCTCAAGAGTCAGCAACTACACTCAGTATGTACGGCATCGACGACACGAAAAATCAACTCAAAGCCTCGTATGCGAAAAACTGTCTCTTGGCCCGGCGGCTCATCGAGAAGGGTGTGCGCTTCGTACAACTCTTCAACGGTGCGTACCAGACGGGCGGCGAAGGTGTCAGTAACTGGGACGGACATAAAAAAATTGCCGATCAATATAGCGTGCATGGCCCGGTTCTCGATCAGCCGACGGCCGCGTTGATCAAAGACATGAAGCAACGCGGTTTGCTCGAAGACACGCTCGTCGTCTGGTGTACCGAATTCGGTCGCATGCCGACATTCCAGAAAGGGGCCAGCGGCCGTGACCACAACCCGGAAGGCTTCACCTGCTGGATGGCGGGCGCCGGCGTCAAAGCACCGTTTACTTACGGTGCCACCGATGAATTTGGCTATAAAGCGGTCGAGAACGTCGCCACCGTACATGATTTCCACGCGACGATCTTACATTTACTGGGTCTCAATCATGAGCGGCTGACCTTCTATCATAACGGTCTCGAACGCCGCCTGACCGACGTGCATGGCACCGTGATCAAAGACATCTTAGCCTGA
- a CDS encoding BlaI/MecI/CopY family transcriptional regulator, whose product MNQISISDAEWQVMNIIWDGQPLTSQEIVARLSDQTDWATPTIKTMLHRLVKKEVLTFEEQGNRYVYRSRVKRSACVKQASRAFLDRVFDSEPAPLLAHFMQSTRLSAEEIAELRRILDDKER is encoded by the coding sequence ATGAATCAGATTTCCATCTCTGATGCCGAATGGCAGGTCATGAACATCATCTGGGACGGCCAGCCGCTCACGTCACAAGAAATCGTCGCCCGTCTCTCAGACCAGACTGACTGGGCCACCCCCACGATCAAAACCATGCTGCATCGCCTCGTCAAAAAAGAGGTCCTCACGTTTGAAGAGCAGGGGAACCGCTATGTCTATCGTTCCCGCGTCAAACGGTCGGCCTGTGTGAAGCAGGCCAGCCGCGCCTTTTTAGATCGTGTGTTCGACAGCGAGCCGGCTCCTTTACTCGCACACTTCATGCAATCCACCAGACTCTCTGCAGAGGAAATCGCAGAGCTCCGCCGCATTCTCGATGACAAGGAACGTTAA
- a CDS encoding DUF1553 domain-containing protein, translated as MNPRSLNFILLMTAVFFVAPAFAVEAPTLPKNKIDFEKQILPLFKANCFDCHDENTQESKLRLDRKAALLRGGDSGEPAIIVGQSAKSHLIKLVRGEEAGHLMPPDEQDRLSTEQIRMLETWIDQGAPWPGPNGVVKQETQTTDHWSFQPLANVTPPTIKDDWITGGIDAFVLQKLHDKQLTHNPTADRRTLIRRLSLDVLGLPPTPAQVQQFVNDASPDAYQKLVEQTLASPHYGERWARHWLDLVRFAETHGFETNRERPNAWPYRDYVIQSFNSDKPYDLFIKEQIAGDSFGNPLGTGYLVAGPYDLVKSPDINLTLMQRQNELDDMINTTGTAFLGLTLGCARCHNHKFDPITQTDYYSMQAIFAGVKHGDKKLPVPDSRQKKLQLHQQELAKLQTELEQYLSKTVARQFTFIDDIPTTNGANNKPAQVKLLQPLAGRGTNPAGTARGEQRAPGSPRHSANLSGGSYSWWKNQPDKPVIAWKPQVRGDYHIWLSWGAGFETHSSDARYVLDHDGNPETTDDWDQVALVDQKKFADGSKPSARKPLWSGFYHAGVFTLTENEALLLVGGKSGSALTADAVLFEAATPSGLAHQPAKPNFRKPVQATHNLERIHPVETKFIRFTIHATNGGQPCLDELELFSRGTNVALAELGGVAACSSALPGYPIHQLKHINDGKFGNSHSWISNESGKGWVQIELAQPTVIDRIEWARDREGKYGDRLPVDYVIEASLNGTDWETIAGSSDRLPHSLPQSTLNAASVAYRFDHLPPEQAKAGQQLLEELKQVQDKLSVLQKTPTVYAGRFSQPGPTHRLYRGEPLAKREQVTPDAPEIFTNLNLKADAPERERRKRLAEWIASPKNPLTARVMVNRIWQFHFGQGFVTTPSDFGAGGVAPTHPELLDWLAQELITNNWSLKHIHRLILNSATYQQSGKPNPQAIQIDAASQYWWRFPPRRLEAEPIRDSILAITGVIDLKQGGPGFSAFEVDAENVRHYHPKKTYGPEDWRRMIYMTKVRMEQDSVFGLFDCPDAATTVAKRSRSTTPLQALNLFNSAFLLQQADLFAKRLETDQPNDIAAQVRLAFELCFSRPPTKTEQTEAIAFISQHQLPAFCRALLNSNELLFIQ; from the coding sequence ATGAATCCGCGCTCACTCAATTTCATATTATTAATGACAGCAGTGTTCTTCGTTGCCCCTGCTTTTGCTGTAGAAGCCCCAACGCTACCGAAAAACAAAATCGACTTTGAAAAGCAAATTCTGCCCCTCTTCAAGGCAAACTGTTTTGATTGTCATGATGAAAACACACAGGAAAGCAAATTGCGTCTCGATCGGAAGGCGGCGTTACTGCGTGGCGGCGATTCGGGTGAGCCGGCGATTATTGTGGGGCAAAGCGCAAAGAGTCACTTGATCAAACTCGTGCGAGGCGAAGAAGCGGGGCACCTGATGCCCCCCGATGAACAGGACCGGCTTTCGACCGAGCAGATTCGTATGCTGGAAACATGGATTGATCAGGGCGCCCCGTGGCCTGGCCCGAACGGCGTCGTCAAACAGGAGACCCAAACGACTGATCACTGGTCGTTCCAGCCTCTCGCAAACGTCACACCTCCCACAATCAAAGACGACTGGATCACGGGCGGCATCGATGCGTTTGTGTTACAGAAACTTCATGACAAACAGCTGACGCACAATCCAACCGCCGACCGCCGTACATTGATCCGCCGACTCTCTCTCGATGTGCTCGGTCTGCCTCCCACGCCCGCACAAGTGCAACAGTTTGTGAACGATGCGTCTCCCGACGCGTATCAGAAACTTGTTGAACAAACTCTGGCCAGCCCGCATTACGGCGAACGCTGGGCACGCCACTGGCTCGATCTGGTTCGCTTTGCCGAGACACATGGTTTCGAAACGAACCGGGAACGCCCCAACGCCTGGCCATACCGCGATTATGTCATTCAATCGTTCAATTCAGATAAGCCCTACGATCTGTTTATCAAAGAACAGATTGCCGGCGACAGTTTCGGGAACCCCCTCGGCACCGGATACCTCGTGGCAGGCCCCTACGACCTGGTCAAAAGTCCGGACATCAATCTGACGCTCATGCAGCGACAGAACGAACTGGACGACATGATCAACACGACCGGGACCGCATTTCTCGGTTTGACGCTCGGCTGCGCCCGCTGTCACAATCATAAGTTCGATCCGATCACACAAACCGACTATTATTCGATGCAGGCCATCTTTGCCGGCGTCAAACACGGCGACAAAAAACTGCCCGTTCCTGATTCACGTCAGAAAAAACTCCAACTCCACCAGCAGGAACTGGCAAAGCTGCAAACAGAACTCGAACAATATCTCTCAAAAACCGTCGCGCGGCAATTCACATTCATCGACGATATCCCCACAACCAACGGTGCCAACAACAAACCCGCTCAAGTCAAATTACTGCAACCATTGGCAGGACGGGGGACCAATCCAGCAGGCACCGCGCGCGGCGAACAACGCGCCCCCGGCAGCCCCCGCCATTCAGCAAACCTGAGTGGCGGCAGCTACAGCTGGTGGAAGAATCAGCCTGACAAGCCGGTTATCGCCTGGAAGCCACAGGTCCGGGGAGACTATCATATCTGGCTTTCCTGGGGCGCCGGTTTTGAAACGCACTCTTCAGATGCACGCTACGTTCTGGACCACGATGGAAACCCGGAAACGACCGACGACTGGGACCAGGTTGCTCTGGTCGATCAGAAAAAGTTCGCAGACGGTTCCAAACCATCAGCTCGCAAACCACTTTGGAGCGGTTTTTATCATGCGGGCGTATTTACGCTGACAGAAAACGAAGCACTCCTGCTGGTCGGCGGTAAAAGTGGGAGCGCCTTGACGGCAGACGCAGTGCTGTTCGAAGCAGCCACTCCATCAGGACTGGCACACCAGCCTGCCAAACCGAACTTTCGCAAACCCGTTCAAGCAACACACAATCTCGAACGGATACATCCCGTCGAAACGAAATTCATTCGGTTTACCATTCACGCCACAAACGGCGGCCAGCCTTGTCTGGATGAACTGGAACTCTTTTCGCGAGGCACCAACGTCGCTCTGGCTGAATTGGGGGGAGTCGCTGCGTGTTCCAGTGCGTTACCCGGATATCCAATTCATCAACTCAAGCACATCAACGATGGAAAATTCGGCAACTCTCATAGCTGGATTTCCAATGAAAGCGGTAAAGGCTGGGTTCAGATCGAACTGGCACAGCCGACGGTCATTGATCGGATCGAGTGGGCCCGCGATCGGGAAGGAAAATACGGTGATCGTCTGCCCGTCGATTATGTTATCGAAGCCTCACTCAACGGAACCGACTGGGAAACGATCGCCGGTTCCAGCGATCGTCTACCGCACTCGCTGCCGCAGTCGACCTTAAATGCGGCGTCCGTTGCCTATCGCTTTGACCATCTTCCACCTGAGCAAGCCAAAGCCGGCCAACAGCTGCTCGAGGAACTGAAACAAGTCCAGGACAAACTGTCGGTGCTGCAAAAGACGCCCACCGTATATGCAGGGCGGTTTTCGCAGCCCGGCCCCACGCATCGTCTGTATCGCGGCGAACCGCTGGCCAAACGGGAACAGGTCACACCTGATGCCCCGGAAATTTTCACCAATCTGAATCTCAAAGCAGACGCTCCAGAACGCGAACGCCGTAAGCGGCTGGCCGAATGGATCGCCTCGCCAAAGAATCCGCTCACCGCCCGCGTGATGGTGAATCGCATCTGGCAATTCCATTTCGGTCAGGGATTCGTAACAACGCCCAGCGATTTTGGCGCCGGCGGCGTGGCACCCACACATCCCGAACTGCTCGACTGGCTCGCGCAGGAATTGATCACCAATAACTGGTCGCTCAAGCACATTCACCGCCTGATTTTGAATTCCGCCACGTATCAGCAGTCGGGCAAACCGAACCCGCAGGCGATTCAAATCGATGCGGCTTCGCAATACTGGTGGCGTTTTCCACCGCGTCGTCTCGAAGCTGAACCGATTCGCGATTCGATTCTCGCCATCACGGGTGTGATTGATCTGAAACAAGGGGGTCCTGGCTTCAGTGCCTTTGAAGTCGACGCGGAAAACGTGCGACATTATCACCCCAAAAAAACCTACGGCCCCGAGGACTGGCGCCGCATGATCTACATGACCAAGGTCCGCATGGAGCAAGACTCTGTCTTTGGTCTGTTCGACTGTCCCGACGCCGCGACGACCGTCGCCAAACGCAGCCGATCGACCACACCACTCCAGGCCCTCAATCTGTTTAACAGCGCGTTCCTGCTGCAACAGGCCGACCTGTTTGCGAAACGGCTTGAAACCGATCAGCCCAATGATATCGCCGCACAGGTCAGGCTCGCCTTTGAACTCTGTTTCTCTCGTCCGCCCACGAAAACCGAACAGACCGAAGCCATCGCGTTTATTTCCCAGCATCAACTTCCCGCGTTTTGTCGGGCTCTGTTGAATAGCAACGAACTACTGTTTATTCAATAA
- a CDS encoding M56 family metallopeptidase produces the protein MNGFLLTANVYVEVSDKILELLIIPTITAGLLAGLVLIVNLFARKWLTAGQMGLLWALVLIRLAIPYGFVPESSYSLTTLFVEFIQEATTAESPREADPPPPLPEPWPVSDAYSATPALANTTQMNQIQFLEPEIPKVSFTETLQKYLIILLEWFFRILPPLWFAGSLLILIRMLISHSRFTQKINQRPVCTDQRLFQLWNSCCEQVQFRHSVPVIVCDDITQPSVMGAFSPRLLLPTDLTDLSDQQLQLIMLHELAHLKKRDLWVNWCLFGLRLLHWWNPLYWLAATRFSSLREQSRDAMVLRWREQQDPNNTESNPSREFSELLLTLAQRDPGSRWRVSLPVSLLGFLNSPFRKRSLVNRLKALRSATVKVPPLHTTAVILVIALFAATGLADFKDPPHQPQTPAEQEHRLNLYADLAVPEPATKTDFEPLYTNQIKVENVVRKIAEQRGISEEEARKYLLIHVNFLLEFQNRKYMPLGKPLKQAYAKFDEKNRLIVHAPNSLHEELSQQLRAWEQSGLGQISIEVRFALLSADIAARSNITWNELEADVAPSLQSQFENLSDSKEPVVQSSAIVEEYFPVRVAALTKSQEEQFFRAAQSDSRSNIVFAPKVTLFNGQRATISDLVQRPFVIGLKKQENDQLQPRIKTIDEGRNLTLRPVISATGSEVNLKGLIELSQIVDVNLFTTPIAGKEAIIQIPRVHRRSISVASHLKDQQSLLICIPPTFQQKHFQYVILKVLILDELQQESSL, from the coding sequence ATGAATGGATTCCTGCTGACTGCGAATGTCTACGTTGAAGTCTCCGATAAAATCCTGGAACTGTTGATAATTCCCACGATCACCGCGGGCCTGCTGGCGGGACTCGTCTTGATTGTCAATCTCTTTGCGCGAAAATGGCTGACCGCAGGACAGATGGGACTGCTCTGGGCGCTGGTCCTGATCCGGCTCGCCATCCCCTACGGTTTCGTTCCCGAGAGCTCCTATAGCCTGACCACACTGTTTGTCGAATTCATACAGGAAGCAACGACCGCCGAGTCGCCTCGGGAAGCAGATCCTCCTCCACCACTGCCGGAGCCCTGGCCCGTCAGTGATGCCTACTCGGCAACTCCCGCTCTCGCCAACACGACTCAAATGAATCAAATACAGTTCCTCGAACCGGAAATCCCCAAAGTCAGTTTCACCGAAACTCTCCAGAAATATCTCATCATTCTTCTCGAATGGTTTTTCCGTATCTTGCCACCGCTCTGGTTTGCGGGTTCCTTGTTGATTCTGATTCGTATGCTGATTTCCCATAGCCGTTTTACTCAAAAAATCAACCAACGACCGGTTTGCACCGATCAGCGATTGTTCCAACTCTGGAACTCCTGTTGTGAACAGGTTCAATTCCGCCACTCTGTTCCCGTGATTGTCTGCGACGACATTACTCAACCGTCCGTCATGGGAGCCTTCAGTCCCAGACTGCTGCTCCCCACCGATCTCACAGATCTGTCCGACCAGCAACTTCAACTAATCATGCTCCACGAGTTAGCGCATCTTAAGAAGCGGGACCTATGGGTCAACTGGTGTTTGTTCGGCCTGCGCCTGCTGCATTGGTGGAATCCTCTATACTGGCTGGCAGCGACCCGTTTTTCTTCACTCCGCGAACAGTCTCGCGATGCCATGGTCCTCCGCTGGCGAGAACAGCAAGACCCAAACAACACTGAGAGCAATCCTTCCCGCGAGTTCAGCGAGCTTCTACTCACCCTCGCCCAGCGCGATCCCGGCTCCCGCTGGCGCGTTTCCCTGCCGGTCTCCCTGCTGGGCTTTCTGAACTCCCCGTTTCGCAAGCGGTCTCTGGTGAACCGACTCAAAGCACTCCGTTCTGCGACGGTGAAAGTTCCCCCCCTGCACACCACAGCCGTCATTCTCGTCATCGCCCTCTTCGCAGCCACAGGCCTGGCGGACTTCAAAGATCCTCCCCACCAACCGCAAACACCGGCGGAACAGGAACACCGCCTGAACTTGTATGCCGACCTGGCAGTACCCGAGCCTGCAACCAAAACAGATTTCGAGCCGCTCTACACGAATCAGATCAAAGTCGAAAATGTGGTCCGGAAAATTGCGGAGCAACGCGGTATTTCCGAAGAAGAGGCCCGGAAATATCTGTTGATCCACGTCAATTTTCTCCTCGAATTTCAGAACCGAAAATACATGCCCCTTGGGAAACCACTCAAGCAGGCCTATGCAAAATTTGATGAGAAAAACCGTCTCATCGTCCACGCGCCCAATTCGCTTCACGAAGAACTGAGCCAGCAACTCCGTGCCTGGGAACAGAGTGGCCTGGGACAGATTTCCATCGAAGTCCGTTTTGCGTTACTGTCTGCTGACATTGCTGCCAGGTCGAACATCACGTGGAATGAACTGGAAGCGGATGTCGCTCCCTCCTTACAGTCACAATTTGAAAATCTGTCAGACTCTAAAGAACCGGTGGTCCAATCCAGCGCGATCGTCGAAGAATATTTCCCCGTACGGGTTGCGGCGTTGACAAAGTCACAGGAAGAGCAATTTTTTCGAGCAGCACAGAGTGACTCACGCAGCAACATTGTTTTTGCACCAAAGGTCACTCTGTTTAACGGGCAACGCGCCACGATCTCCGATCTCGTCCAACGACCTTTCGTCATTGGCTTGAAGAAACAGGAAAATGATCAACTGCAACCCAGGATTAAAACCATCGACGAAGGCCGGAATCTCACACTCAGACCCGTCATCTCAGCTACAGGTTCCGAGGTGAATCTGAAAGGCTTAATCGAACTGAGCCAGATTGTGGATGTCAATTTATTTACCACCCCGATCGCGGGAAAAGAAGCCATCATCCAAATCCCCCGCGTCCACCGCCGAAGTATCTCCGTCGCATCCCATCTGAAAGATCAGCAGTCCTTACTCATTTGCATTCCCCCTACATTTCAGCAGAAACATTTTCAATACGTCATTCTGAAAGTTTTGATTCTCGATGAACTCCAACAGGAGTCTTCGCTTTAA
- a CDS encoding sulfatase family protein — protein MFRAFLVLCCLCISTQSFAAERPNILFLFTDDHAPHAIGAYKGFLEKVNPTPNIDKLAAEGMLFKNSFCTNSICGPSRAVILTGKHSHINGFMTNRDLFNGDQQTFPKLLQKAGYKTAMIGKWHLSSDPQGFDHWKVLPGQGDYYNPAFKTPKGREQVEGYCTDIVTDMALDWLKQNANSDKPFMLMCQHKAPHRTWMPPIRHLHLYDDITIPEPKTLFDQWEDNASPARHAEMSIDGYMNLVYDVFGPPINGWDPNVGKSMDKSGFRNLKKMTPEQLKAWNAAFDPKNEALKKAGLTGKDLVRWKYQRYMKNYLRCVKGVDENIGRMLAYLKETGLDKNTIVIYSSDQGFYLGDHGWYDKRWMYEESFKMPLIVKWPGVTKPGTVNTDMVQNLDYAETFLDIAGAAIPDDMQGRSLVPLLKGQNTDWRNALYYHYFEFPSVHMVAKHFGIRTQRFKLIRFYQFDEWEFYDLEQDPEELTNQYNNPKYADVIAQLKPQLMELRKTYKDDSDISVMPLEWRKKYRPELD, from the coding sequence ATGTTTCGTGCGTTCCTCGTTCTCTGCTGTCTCTGCATCTCAACACAATCCTTCGCCGCTGAACGACCCAATATTTTATTCCTCTTCACCGACGACCATGCCCCGCATGCCATCGGTGCTTACAAAGGGTTTCTGGAGAAAGTCAACCCGACGCCCAACATCGACAAACTCGCCGCCGAAGGCATGCTGTTCAAAAACAGCTTCTGCACGAACTCCATCTGTGGACCCAGCCGCGCCGTGATTCTCACTGGCAAACACAGCCACATCAACGGCTTCATGACCAACCGCGATCTCTTTAATGGCGATCAGCAGACCTTTCCCAAACTCCTGCAAAAAGCAGGTTACAAAACCGCAATGATCGGCAAATGGCATCTCTCTTCCGATCCGCAAGGCTTCGATCACTGGAAGGTCCTCCCCGGTCAAGGCGACTACTACAACCCCGCCTTCAAAACCCCCAAAGGCCGCGAACAGGTTGAAGGCTACTGCACCGACATCGTCACCGACATGGCCCTCGACTGGTTGAAACAAAACGCCAACTCCGACAAACCCTTCATGCTGATGTGCCAGCACAAAGCCCCGCACCGTACCTGGATGCCACCCATCCGGCATTTACATCTCTATGATGACATCACCATCCCCGAACCGAAAACCCTGTTCGACCAGTGGGAAGACAACGCCAGTCCCGCCCGACACGCGGAGATGTCCATCGACGGTTATATGAATCTCGTCTACGACGTCTTCGGTCCTCCCATCAACGGCTGGGATCCGAACGTCGGCAAATCGATGGATAAATCCGGTTTCCGTAATCTCAAAAAAATGACTCCGGAACAACTCAAAGCCTGGAACGCCGCCTTCGATCCCAAAAACGAAGCGCTCAAAAAAGCAGGTCTCACCGGCAAAGATCTCGTCCGCTGGAAATACCAGCGCTACATGAAAAACTATCTCCGCTGTGTCAAAGGGGTCGACGAAAACATCGGCCGCATGCTGGCCTACCTGAAAGAAACCGGCCTCGATAAAAACACGATCGTCATTTATTCCTCCGATCAGGGATTCTACCTCGGCGATCATGGCTGGTACGACAAACGCTGGATGTACGAAGAATCATTCAAGATGCCGCTGATCGTCAAATGGCCCGGCGTCACCAAGCCCGGCACCGTGAATACCGACATGGTTCAAAACCTCGACTACGCCGAAACCTTCCTCGACATCGCCGGTGCCGCCATTCCCGACGATATGCAGGGCCGCTCGCTGGTCCCACTGCTCAAAGGCCAAAACACAGACTGGCGGAATGCGTTGTATTACCACTATTTCGAATTCCCCAGCGTCCACATGGTCGCCAAACACTTCGGCATCCGCACTCAGCGCTTTAAACTGATCCGCTTCTATCAGTTCGACGAATGGGAATTCTACGATCTGGAACAAGACCCGGAAGAACTGACCAATCAGTACAACAATCCAAAATACGCCGACGTTATCGCCCAGCTGAAACCACAGCTGATGGAGCTGCGAAAAACCTACAAGGACGATTCCGACATCAGCGTCATGCCCCTCGAATGGCGTAAAAAATATCGCCCGGAATTGGACTAA
- a CDS encoding GntR family transcriptional regulator — protein MAAVVSKELMHGSRRQTLVQQVLAKFFQGEYQPNQRMTVQSLAKEWNVSATPVREALVELEGIGIVEIFPNRGAVLRNFGAKELREICQVRRILESEATRCACGHITPHELARLEKIFSELSSAKRTVEWSETTQEWDDYLHELIYRTCGSERLSHEINRYRVLYRTLRQVRHSKRQNVKDYQHMEENAEHLRIVQALAAGEPEKAAQAMNEHLQQSAKELERDLFRNEEA, from the coding sequence ATGGCCGCAGTTGTCTCGAAAGAATTAATGCACGGTTCACGCAGGCAGACCCTCGTACAACAGGTGCTGGCGAAGTTCTTTCAGGGAGAGTATCAACCCAACCAACGGATGACGGTACAGTCTCTGGCGAAAGAATGGAACGTCAGTGCGACCCCCGTTCGCGAGGCGCTCGTCGAGCTGGAAGGGATCGGTATTGTCGAAATCTTTCCCAATCGCGGTGCCGTCCTGCGGAACTTCGGCGCCAAAGAATTGCGAGAAATCTGTCAGGTGCGGCGGATTCTGGAAAGTGAAGCGACCCGTTGTGCCTGCGGTCATATTACACCGCACGAGTTAGCCCGGCTGGAGAAGATTTTCAGCGAGCTTTCCAGCGCAAAGCGAACCGTGGAATGGTCGGAAACGACACAGGAATGGGACGATTACCTGCATGAGCTCATTTATCGCACGTGTGGCAGCGAGCGTCTTTCGCATGAGATCAACCGTTACCGGGTCTTATATCGGACATTAAGACAAGTCCGGCACAGTAAGCGCCAGAATGTCAAAGACTACCAGCACATGGAAGAAAACGCAGAGCACCTGCGCATTGTCCAGGCACTGGCAGCCGGTGAACCTGAGAAAGCCGCCCAGGCGATGAACGAACATTTGCAGCAGTCCGCTAAGGAACTGGAACGTGATCTGTTCCGGAATGAAGAGGCGTAA
- a CDS encoding alpha/beta hydrolase, producing MPLFVTRFLTVVMILSVAIYLVPDEQLKSYEEPIKRDTVPSRVGAVPVPKDLIIVEDLEYREGKSRYWTLDLMMPKKRGENLRPALVFVHGGGWSSGDKSRGIFRTAPIEYAKKGYVCISVNYRLTQEAAFPACLEDVKCAVRWLRAHAEKYHVDPNRIGGYGNSAGAHLVSLLALVGKDQQLEGDGPWQDQSSALNAVCASAVPTDFTSWPGGIENKRRLLKFLEQPDTSLEEQARKASPISYVHAKAPPFLVFQGTKDRLVVVAQADEFVKALKAAGAKDVTYHRYPGAGHGVFTQNQEETYPLMEQFFERTLMNGKTESVDKKVNTNGE from the coding sequence ATGCCGCTATTTGTGACTCGCTTTTTAACCGTCGTTATGATCCTGTCTGTTGCCATCTACCTGGTTCCTGACGAACAGCTCAAATCTTATGAAGAGCCAATCAAGCGGGATACGGTTCCCTCCCGTGTCGGCGCGGTTCCCGTACCCAAAGATCTGATTATCGTTGAAGATCTTGAATACCGTGAGGGAAAGAGCAGGTACTGGACGCTGGATCTGATGATGCCCAAGAAGCGTGGTGAGAATCTAAGGCCGGCGTTGGTGTTTGTGCATGGCGGCGGTTGGTCGAGTGGGGATAAAAGCCGCGGTATTTTCAGGACGGCTCCGATCGAATACGCGAAAAAAGGATATGTCTGCATTAGTGTGAATTATCGTCTGACACAAGAAGCCGCTTTTCCTGCCTGTCTGGAAGATGTGAAATGTGCGGTTCGCTGGTTACGTGCCCATGCAGAAAAGTACCACGTAGATCCCAATCGGATTGGCGGTTATGGAAATTCAGCCGGTGCCCATCTGGTGAGTTTGCTGGCACTGGTCGGTAAAGATCAGCAACTGGAAGGGGATGGTCCCTGGCAGGATCAGTCCAGCGCCTTGAATGCTGTTTGTGCCTCTGCTGTTCCCACTGATTTCACAAGCTGGCCTGGTGGAATTGAAAACAAACGCCGGCTGCTCAAGTTTCTGGAACAGCCTGATACCAGTTTAGAGGAACAAGCCAGGAAAGCATCACCGATCAGCTACGTGCACGCCAAAGCCCCGCCATTTCTGGTGTTTCAAGGAACGAAGGATCGTCTGGTCGTCGTAGCGCAGGCAGATGAATTTGTTAAAGCATTGAAAGCGGCTGGTGCCAAAGATGTCACGTATCACCGCTACCCGGGCGCCGGTCATGGCGTGTTCACCCAGAATCAAGAAGAAACCTATCCCCTGATGGAACAATTTTTTGAGCGGACTTTGATGAATGGGAAAACGGAGTCCGTCGATAAAAAAGTGAACACGAACGGGGAATGA